TCATTCGTACAGACAACAACACTCACTAATGAATAAATCTATTCACTAATGATCAGTGTTGTACATTACACGAATGTCGACACAGACGTTTCGTGAGAGGTACGAACACTGGAGGAGTGAGAAAAGTGTTATCCTGATTCAGTCAACTACAGAGTGTGACGCCCATCGCCAGGCGCAACGTGACGGTCAGGTGGAGAAGCTAACTCGTTCATCTGTGAAGCATTCTGAGTGCCTTGCAGTTCATTGCGGTCGATGAGGAACACGATGTCCGTATCCGACGTTCGTATTCGCTTGATTCTCGTGTCGTACCCCTCGAATCGGGTCTTGAGTTCGTCTGGAACGGTCGGGACGGTGACGGTCTGACCGCTCTCGTTTTTCGTGACGTGCTCTGCTTGCGTGATGATCACCGGGGGCGTTCCGTTGATCGCGTTGAGATCAGACTCGGATTCCGCACAGGCAACGGTTGCTTCGCTCCGGACGAGATACCACGGTAAGGGCAGCGTATCGAACCACCCCTCATTGCGCGTACACGATGGTTTGTTGTAGATCGGATTACCCTTGACGAGCGGCGAGCCGTAGATCAGAACATCAGTTCCCTCGTCTTCCTTTTGTGCGATCTGTTCGATCTCGTGTACTGTTGGGTGGATATCGTCCGTCGGCTGGGCGTACTGGACGAGTTCGTTGTCAGGTGATTGTGGTTCGAGATAGACGCTGTGAACGGCCATACCGACAACCTGTGTGCTGGCGAGCAAGAGCACCAATCCAAGTACGCCCGCGTTCGCCCATCGACGAGCAGTAACGGCCCCATAGGTCTTTCTGACGATGACTCCAGCACCGACTGCTGCTGGCACTGCCAGTGGAAGCACCACGTGAACTGCAGCCCACGGGGCCTTGATGTCGGTGATAAGTGGATAGCCGATCAGCGATGCCACACCCCAAGCGAAGGTGAACGTGACGATCGGGCGCGGTTGATCTGCGGCGTAGCGGTTTACCAGAAAGCCAATGAGTGCAAGTAGACAGAGCGCCACCGAGCCGTAGCCAATCGTTAGGAGAAGATCACCAAGATACGGCAGATAGGCGTGCTCTGCCCGTCCACCGACGACCCAGAAACTGTAGAGGCTGCTGAACGAGCCGGCGGTCGATTCTACGACAACGTCGAATAAGAGCGACGGATTGGTTATGGCGTTCAACCCGACGTTCGTCTCCGAGACGTGAATGGATCCGTTCTTTCGTGGGGCATAGAACATCACGCTGATAATCAAGAACTCGACGAGACCAGCGAGAAGAGCGGTTCGGTGTCGTGAAAGTCCATCAATAACGCGTTTGCTATTATCTACGGCGACGGCCAGCCATTCTTGATCTCGGTACCGCGCGACGAGAAGTCGCTGATCGAGAAGCACAGCGAGCGCACCGATCCAACAGAGGAGATACACGAGCGCGTTTTCTTTCGCACTGAACCCCAACGCAATCGCTCCAGTGGCCCCCAAGATGTATCGGGTCCGGGGGGTATCGACCGCCCGTACGAGAAACGCAAAGGCAGCGAACATGAACGCACCAACGAGTGGGTCACCACGCATGAACCGCGAGTAGTAGAGAACGACGGGGTCGATAGCCAGAAACAGCGCCAGTGCGACAACTTCGAGGCGTCGTAATCGGTCACGGAGCAAGAGCGCGGTGAGCGGGAGGAGACCAGTCACCAACGCCGGAGCAATGCGCATGGTTGCATCAGTGGTTCCGAATAGCTCGAACAGGAGCGGGTTGACGTGGTGATAGAACGGCCCGTGGATGACGGGCATGTAGCTGTAGTTCCCGGTCTGTATGTAATCGAGCGTCCAGAAGCCGACACGAGCCTCGTCCCAGTGCGCAACTCGGTCGCCGAGGAGCATGAACCGGGCAATCAGCGCGAAAACGGTGATCGAAACGACGAATGCTATCGTCCGATAACGATCGCTATTTCGTTCCCAATCCCGGTTCGTGTGGGCGGGGAGTTCCATTGTATGCTCCCTGACCACCTCGGGTTAGAATTCTTGTGATTCAACTCGACAGTCGCTATCGATCGACATACGTCGACCATTACTGTCTCCTCGACTCGATTCAAAATCCACTATCTTCCATTATAATTCAATCAGCTTATCTATAAATTATCTATTTATAGTGTGTATTTTAATTCGGTTTTGCTATTAGATGGACAGATAACAGTCGTTAGACAGCGGTACACCTTTGAGTGTCCCTCGCCACGCGGTGGGTATGGTTTCACTCGGGTTAGTGGTTGCTCAGTTCAACAAGGAAGAGCCGATCACCCACGAGATGGAAGAGCGTGCGCGGACAGCGGCGACAGAACGCGGGGCCGAAATCGTCGAGACGCTCGCGGTTCCAGGTTCGTACGATACACCGCTTGCGGCCGATCGGTTGGCGCGCAGAAAGGACATCGACGCCGTCGCAGTGCTCGGTGCAATCATTACGGGAGATACCGATCACGACCGCGTCATCGCCGATGCTGCTGCGCGCGGACTGACCGACGTTTCGATTGACCGGGATACGCCAGTTACACTTGGAATTACTGGGCCAGGAATGAGCGCATCGGAGGCGAAAGCGCGCATCGACTACGGTGCGACTGCTGTCGAAAGTGCTATCGATCTTGCGAAAGCGTTGTGAGTATGGGCATGGATTTCACGGAGCGCGTTCAACGAGTTGAACCGAGTGCGACGCTTGCGATCAGCAACCTCGCATCGGAACTCGAAGCAGATGGTACCGATATTGTCGATTTGAGCGTTGGTGAACCCGATTTCCCGACGCCCGAACCGATTGTGCAGGCCGCAAAGGAGGCCATCGACGCTGGACACACTGGCTATGCCCCATCCAACGGGATTCCTGCGCTTCGGTCGGCGATCGCGGATTCGCTTACCGACCGCGGTCTCTCGTACGCTGCCGAGAACATCATCGTCACGCCGGGCGGGAAGCAAGCGCTGTTCGAGGTTGTGCAGGCGCTCGTTGAGGATGGCAGCGAGGTAGTCCTGCTCGACCCCGCATGGGTTTCCTACGAAGCGATGGTGAAAATTGCTGGTGGATCGTTGAAACGCGTCGATCTCACGCCGCACGACTTCCAGCTCGAACCTGCACTCGACGAGCTTGCGTCGACCGTCTCCGAAAACACCGATCTTCTCATCGTGAACTCACCGAGTAACCCCTCGGGTGCGGTGTTCTCTGATGCGGCGCTGCGCGGTGTGCGCGATCTAGCGACAGAGCACGATATCACAGTTATTGCGGATGAGATGTATGATCAGATCACCTACGGCGTCGAACCGACGAGCCTCGGGACGATGGCTGGTATGGGTGATCGGACAGTCACCGTCAACGGCTTCTCGAAAGCGTATTCGATGACTGGCTGGCGGCTCGGCTATCTCGCTGCACCGTCTGAGCTTGTCGGGCAAGCCGGAAAGCTCCAGTCCCATTCGGTTTCGTCTGCGACGAACTTCGTCCAGCACGCGGGTGTCGTCGCGCTCGATGAGTGCGACGACGCAGTCAAAGAAATGCGGGATGCATTTGCGCGAAGACGCGACATGCTTGCTGATCTCTTTGCCGATCAGGGCGTCGATGTCCCGGTCGGTGACGGCGCGTTCTATATGATGGTACCCGTTGCTGAGGACGATCAACAGTGGTGTGAGGGCGCCATCTCCGACGCCCACGTCGCTACTGTCCCCGGAAGTGCGTTTGGAACGCCCGGCTACGCGCGACTCTCCTACGCAGCGAGCACCGAGCGACTGAAAGAAGGCGTCGAGCGGTTGGTCGAAAACGGATATCTATAACACAGTCGAAACAATTCCTATGCGAGAATCGTACGGGCGACCGGATAGTGCTGTGTGATGCAGACTGAGCGTCGGTTTTGTATTAACAGCGTTCCTGACAGATCCGGTCGATGATCCGTCCCGTAGAAAACAGCTCGCTCTCGGATCGTGGCTCCATTCCTGATGCCCGCTTGACTGCACAGGAAATACCGCGTTCTTCGAGCGCCGATTCGATCGCAGACTCATCGTGGTGTTGGTCGTGTCCAAGAAGAATAATGTCTGGCCCGATCCGTTCGATTGGAATGAAGATGTCCTCGGTGTGACCGAGGTGCGCTTCATCAACCATATCCAACGCAGCAACCATGTCCCGTCGTTGGCGATCTGGCAGGATCGGCGACTCCTTGTGTGTGACGTTGTCCCGTCGAGCGATAATAACGTGGAGTTCATCGCCTATCTCCGCCCCCTCACGAAAATAATGTAGATGTCCGGGATGGAGAATGTCGAATGTTCCCTGTGCGACAACCGTTCGCCAGCCTTCTCCATTCCCATTCCCGTCCAGTTCGACATCCGTGTTTGTATTCATACTCATATCTAGATCCGGAGCCACATTCTCAATCTCGTTCTCATTCGCATCCACATTGATATTCAAAGTTAGATTTAGATTTGGATTCAGATTCGGATTCAGCTTCGAATTTGGATTTATCGGCGTAGTTCTTCGTCGATATCCTCTTGTGTGAAGTCGAAGAACTCCTCGTCGGGGAGTTCGACATCGAGAACTGGAAGAGAGGTTGGTTCTCCTTGCCGGTCGAATGCCTGCCAGTGGTGTGGACCGTAGGGTGCACCGAGGATGATGTGGACTGGTCCTTTCCCGAATGTTGCAATATCGGCGTCACTTGGTCGAAGCACACCGTTCGGATGGGAATGGATCGATCCGATCGTATGGCGATCGTTGGGAACCATACTTGTTTTCACCGTTGCACTCACAGGATTCGATTCCGTTCCGGGAATAACGAGGACCTCGGTTATGACGGTCCCTGATTTATCGAGCCCGAGCGTCTGAGCGTCTTCGCCACGAAGCAGCCCCATATACTCGTTCGGATGGGTATTCTCCGCGGCCTCACGCGCGAATGCGAGCGTCTCTTCGGCGATGCCGAGGATCTCGTCCGACCGGAACAGACCCATACATATGTGAAGTCGCGGTTTCCATCTAAGGGTTCCGAAACGAATGTCGCTTTCCTGAAGCGCTATCCTAAGACGATACGAGGGGTGATCACGTTAGAATTAAAACGTAGGTCTTCCATCAGCTATCGGAAAGGGAAACGTTAAAACCGATGAGAGACGAGTACGGGGAAATGTCACCTTCGCGTGTCTCTGTCACTATTGTCTACGATCTCGCACCGAACTGTACAATTGACGATGTCGAGGTCGGCGAGCACTACCACGCCACTGTCAACGGTGTTGTTGACTACGGTGTTTTTGTTGACCTCTCGGATCACGTCTCGGGACTTGTCCACGAGTCCGAACTCGATGGAAGCTACGAATATGGCGATTCGTTCATTGTTCGCCTCGAAGAAGTGCTTGAAAACGGCGATCTGAGTTTCAGTGAAACTCGTCCCGTAGAGTATCGCACAGATATTGTCGAACCGGGACGACTCATCACGGCCGCAGATCTTCAGGACGCTGTCGGTAAAACGGTCCATCTCGTTGGTGAAGTTGTTCAAATTCGACAGACATCGGGACCAACGCTCTTTCAGATCCGGGATGAGGTCGGAGTCGTGCCGTGTGCAGCCTTCGAAGAGGCTGGTGTCCGGGCGTATCCGGATATCTCGGTGGGTGAAGTTGTCCGAGTAATTGGTACCGTCGAACAACACGGTGGCGCTCGGCAGCTCGAAATCGAATCACTCGAACCCGTCCCGAACCCGGAAGAAGTTCGGGCACAGCTCGATGAGTCGCTCGACGCTATTGCGGAACCGAACGAAGTCGATCCACTCGTTGACTGGTCTGGACTTGAAACGCTTCTTCCTGACCTCAGAACCGTCGCGAAGACGCTCCGCCGTGCCGTGCTTGACGGTCGACCGATCAGAATTCGCCATCACGCAGACGGTGATGGTATGTGCGCTAGCGTTCCGCTGCAGCTCGCGCTCGAACGGTTCATCGCTGAGCGCTACGAAACGCCCGACGCACCTCAGTACCTCTTGCGACGACTGCCGAGTAAAGCACCCTTCTACGAAATGGAAGACGTTACGCGTGATCTCAACCACGCGCTTTCCGATCGTGACCGTCACGGACAGAAGCTTCCGCTGTTCTTGATGCTCGATAACGGCTCGACGGAAGAGGACACACCCGCATACCGGACGCTCGCCGAATACGACGTCCCGATTGTCGTCGTCGATCACCATCATCCAGATCCAGAAGCAGTCGAGCCGTTCGTCGCAGAACACGTCAATCCGTATCTCCACGGTGAGGACTACCGTGTCACGACCGGGATGATGTCCGTCGAACTCGCACGGATGATCGACCCCGAACTAACCGATGATGTCAAGCACGTTCCTGCAGTTGCAGGACTGTGTGATCGATCGCGTGCGGACGCGATGGACGACTATCTCGCGCTCGCCAGCGAAGCGGGCTACAGCGAAGAGAACATCGATGACATCGGTGAAGCACTCGATTACGCCGCGTTCTGGCTTCGATATGACGATGGAAACGGATTCGTCAACGATGTTCTGGATGTGGGATGTGACGATGCTGCTCGTCACGAAGAGCTGGTTTCGTTCCTCGCAGACCGGGCTAGCCGCGACCGCGATCGACAGCTCGATGTGACGCTCCCACACACAGAACACGAGCAGCTCGACAACGACGCACACCTCTACCGCGTCGATGTCGAACGTCATGCTCACCGCTTTACCTACCCTGCTCCGGGGAAGACGACCGGCGCAGTCCACGATCACATGGTCCGCGAACACGATGGTGATCCAGTAATCACGATTGGCTACGGACCCGATTTCGCTGTACTCCGAAGTGACGGTGTGCGCCTCGATATTCCGGAGATGGTGTCCGCACTGGCTGATGAGCAGCTTGGAGCGGGTGTCAGTGGTGGCGGTCACCTCGTCGTAGGGAGTATCAAATTTGTCTCCGGACGACGCGAAGAAGTGCTCGACGCGCTCGTCGAGAAGATGGCCGACGCAGATATCGATGAAGAGCTCCGAAGCACTCTTCTCCGTGATTAATGAGACAGTATCTGGATTATAAGTCTCAGATCCAGATTCTCGAACATTTGTTCGTATGAGTTTGAACTCACCATTTGGGTTCGAATTCGAGCGCGTTAGCGAGCACTAACGCTATCAGGATGGCGATACCGAGGGCGGCGATGATTCCGACGGGAATAGGAGTGGGCAATTCCTCGTTCTTACCGCGCCAATCCGCATCAAACACGCTGCTGAAGTACTCCCCGACCGCATCACCCATCAACACGACTGCTATTTCACGATTTTCCCGCGCTGAATAGGGATTCCAATTGAGACTTCCAACGACTACCTGATCGCTGTCGACGATCACACCCTTGGCGTGGATCTTCTCAAACCGTCCGTTTGGCTCTGCCAATCGCACTTCGAGCGGTGAATCTCCTGCGAGCCGATTGAGCCGCTCGGCGAGGGCTCGGTTCTCGTCTTGCACATACCAAGCGTTACTCAGAAGGATACGAACCTCGACCCCACGGCGTGCGGCTTGGAGTGCCGCCTGTGTGAATGGACCGTCGAATCCCTCTATCGACACCTGTACGACACTAATGCTCTCGGTGGCATTGTTCATCACTGCAAGAAGCTCCGGTTCCGCATTATCGGGTGCAGCGAGAAGTCGTGTCTGTTCGACTGGAACTGTTTTCGGTGGAACGGTCGAAGGATACGATTCGAACGACGGCTCCGATGGCTCGAACGTCTCATTTCGACTGAATTCTCGCCACCGTTTCGTGTCCAGCCATCCAGTATCGGCCGCAAATACTGCTGCAAGCTCATCTGCGGTGACTGAATCGCGAACGATCGCTCCCCACCCCCGGTTCGAGTGACCGCCAACGCCGGACGGTTTCCAATTTTCGGTCATCACGAGCGCCCGGTCGTCGACGACAGCGTACTTCGCGTGATGATAGGCATATCGCGCACGCTCCCCCCCGAGAACGTGGACATCGATGCCAGCGGCTGTCAACCGATCGAGTACAGTTTTTTCCTGTGTTGTGATGCCACCGACTGGCCCACTCTCGACGAGCACCTCGACGTGGACACCACGGCGGTGCGCCCGAACGAGTGCAGAGGCGATCCGATCGGACGTGAAGGTGTATCCACCGAGGAGAATTCGATCGGTGGCCGAATCGAGCGTCGAAGCAGGGGCTTTGGGTGCGTCCGGGAGCACGAACAGCCGAGCGGCGGACGGGCCACTTTCGACAACCGAAAGATCGGTAGCACCGAACGGTTCCCACGTCCATTCTCCACTATCCCGTTGATACAACTCACCTTCCGGCGCATCACTGTATTCGACCGTTGTGACCGAGGTGCCATCTCTCACGAGACGAACCCGTTCGCCGGCGTTCGAGAGACTGATTTTGCCTGTCAGTTGCAGAACCGGCTCGTCGGTCATATTTTTAACCGCTTTCGGTTCCGTCGAAAGCACGATCCGGCCGCTCACGGTTCTGTTCGGCAGTGATACCACTGATTCCTCATCACGAAGCTCCCAACCGCTCACATTCGTTTTCCGAGGCACATCGATAACGACGAACTCACCTCGATCATCGTCAGTGACAGGATTCGGATAAACGCGAACGATTTCGATTCCAGCTGCGCGTTCGGTATCAGAAGCGATGGTTGTAACGCCCGTACTGTTCGTGGGTCCGACAGCAAGAGCGATCGAAGACGTTCCGAGGAGCAAAACACTCGCGACGAGGATCAGCTTCAGACCCCACCCTCGCTCAGACCCCGACTCGGACTCGGAAACACGCTCAACTGTGACCACACGGTCCGCTGGTTTCGGTATTGAATATAAAACTACGGATGAGCTGAGTCTCGTTACAGCGCTGTTTCCGGTTCGGCTGTCGCTTTTGCTGCTCGTTCGGCCTCTACTTGCACGATGTACGAACGGTCGTCGGTGTATTCACGGGTACGTTCGAGTGCGCTTTGGGTGCCAATCTGGTTGAGTGACCAAGCTGCGCTCGCCCGTACATTGTCGTCTCCGTCGTCCGCAAGGAGGTCCGAAAGCGGTTCGATGGCTCGGGTATCACCGATGCGTCCGAGTGCTCTCGCAGCTGCACTACGGACCTCCGGTTCATCAGCAACGAGTCTGTCAGCGACGGTTTGGGTCGCTTCGTCTGATCCGATCTCCCCGATAGCTTTGAGCGTTACTTTCTGCAGAGCGGGATCAGTGTCGCCCTCGATGTACGGAAGGACCGTTTCGAGAGCTCTGTCGTCGCCGATTTTTCCGAGCACTTCGATTGAATCTTTGTCCCGCTTTTGTGCGCGCTGATTCATCTCTTCAAATGCCGCATCAGGACCCATCCGACACAGCGCATCGATGCAGTTCTCCTGCATGAACTGGGAATCGAGCTTATCTAGCGCGAGGAGAATCTTCTCAGGATCATTTTCCGACTCGGCAATGCGCACCACACTGAGTTCGGGTGGGTAATCCTTGCGATTCTCCGACGTCAGCTCGTCGTAAAATCCCAACTGTTTGAGCTGTTGGTGGACAGTTAGATCGCTCCACTCCTGTGCTTCTTCGAGCTCGTTTTGCAGCTCTTCTGACGCTGCGAGAAGCGTATCGATGGTTTCCGCGTCGTCGTCTGGATCGAGGTCTGCTGATTTGGTCGCATCCATCACGTTCGTGATGGTTCCCGTCACCGATTCGATGGATTCGTTTTCGATGGTGAAATCAGAATCGAGCGCCTCATTCGCCGCTTCGAGAAACGACGCGACAGCTTCGATGACTTCCGATTTACCCTGCTCGGTCCATTGGGTCTCTGCGATCTTGACGCCGACCGAATCGAGTGTTTCGACGACGTCGCTCGCGTACGGACCGCGCTGTTCCTCGATCGCGTCACGAATCTCTTCGATACGCTCTTCGAGTTGAACGCGTGGATCCTCCTCATCGTCATCGTCATCGCCGTCGTCTTCGTCTTCGGCGTCTGCATCGGGTT
The nucleotide sequence above comes from Halocatena marina. Encoded proteins:
- a CDS encoding pyridoxal phosphate-dependent aminotransferase codes for the protein MGMDFTERVQRVEPSATLAISNLASELEADGTDIVDLSVGEPDFPTPEPIVQAAKEAIDAGHTGYAPSNGIPALRSAIADSLTDRGLSYAAENIIVTPGGKQALFEVVQALVEDGSEVVLLDPAWVSYEAMVKIAGGSLKRVDLTPHDFQLEPALDELASTVSENTDLLIVNSPSNPSGAVFSDAALRGVRDLATEHDITVIADEMYDQITYGVEPTSLGTMAGMGDRTVTVNGFSKAYSMTGWRLGYLAAPSELVGQAGKLQSHSVSSATNFVQHAGVVALDECDDAVKEMRDAFARRRDMLADLFADQGVDVPVGDGAFYMMVPVAEDDQQWCEGAISDAHVATVPGSAFGTPGYARLSYAASTERLKEGVERLVENGYL
- a CDS encoding flippase activity-associated protein Agl23 → MELPAHTNRDWERNSDRYRTIAFVVSITVFALIARFMLLGDRVAHWDEARVGFWTLDYIQTGNYSYMPVIHGPFYHHVNPLLFELFGTTDATMRIAPALVTGLLPLTALLLRDRLRRLEVVALALFLAIDPVVLYYSRFMRGDPLVGAFMFAAFAFLVRAVDTPRTRYILGATGAIALGFSAKENALVYLLCWIGALAVLLDQRLLVARYRDQEWLAVAVDNSKRVIDGLSRHRTALLAGLVEFLIISVMFYAPRKNGSIHVSETNVGLNAITNPSLLFDVVVESTAGSFSSLYSFWVVGGRAEHAYLPYLGDLLLTIGYGSVALCLLALIGFLVNRYAADQPRPIVTFTFAWGVASLIGYPLITDIKAPWAAVHVVLPLAVPAAVGAGVIVRKTYGAVTARRWANAGVLGLVLLLASTQVVGMAVHSVYLEPQSPDNELVQYAQPTDDIHPTVHEIEQIAQKEDEGTDVLIYGSPLVKGNPIYNKPSCTRNEGWFDTLPLPWYLVRSEATVACAESESDLNAINGTPPVIITQAEHVTKNESGQTVTVPTVPDELKTRFEGYDTRIKRIRTSDTDIVFLIDRNELQGTQNASQMNELASPPDRHVAPGDGRHTL
- the ribH gene encoding 6,7-dimethyl-8-ribityllumazine synthase, with the translated sequence MVSLGLVVAQFNKEEPITHEMEERARTAATERGAEIVETLAVPGSYDTPLAADRLARRKDIDAVAVLGAIITGDTDHDRVIADAAARGLTDVSIDRDTPVTLGITGPGMSASEAKARIDYGATAVESAIDLAKAL
- a CDS encoding HEAT repeat domain-containing protein, translating into MSNGDDDSEATTDATEASGATDTDPDVSETNESEEPTTDDDEPVTPEALSERLESIETDLESAETESDLDEIEARLDAVATDVEALPEPDADAEDEDDGDDDDDEEDPRVQLEERIEEIRDAIEEQRGPYASDVVETLDSVGVKIAETQWTEQGKSEVIEAVASFLEAANEALDSDFTIENESIESVTGTITNVMDATKSADLDPDDDAETIDTLLAASEELQNELEEAQEWSDLTVHQQLKQLGFYDELTSENRKDYPPELSVVRIAESENDPEKILLALDKLDSQFMQENCIDALCRMGPDAAFEEMNQRAQKRDKDSIEVLGKIGDDRALETVLPYIEGDTDPALQKVTLKAIGEIGSDEATQTVADRLVADEPEVRSAAARALGRIGDTRAIEPLSDLLADDGDDNVRASAAWSLNQIGTQSALERTREYTDDRSYIVQVEAERAAKATAEPETAL
- a CDS encoding DHH family phosphoesterase, producing the protein MSPSRVSVTIVYDLAPNCTIDDVEVGEHYHATVNGVVDYGVFVDLSDHVSGLVHESELDGSYEYGDSFIVRLEEVLENGDLSFSETRPVEYRTDIVEPGRLITAADLQDAVGKTVHLVGEVVQIRQTSGPTLFQIRDEVGVVPCAAFEEAGVRAYPDISVGEVVRVIGTVEQHGGARQLEIESLEPVPNPEEVRAQLDESLDAIAEPNEVDPLVDWSGLETLLPDLRTVAKTLRRAVLDGRPIRIRHHADGDGMCASVPLQLALERFIAERYETPDAPQYLLRRLPSKAPFYEMEDVTRDLNHALSDRDRHGQKLPLFLMLDNGSTEEDTPAYRTLAEYDVPIVVVDHHHPDPEAVEPFVAEHVNPYLHGEDYRVTTGMMSVELARMIDPELTDDVKHVPAVAGLCDRSRADAMDDYLALASEAGYSEENIDDIGEALDYAAFWLRYDDGNGFVNDVLDVGCDDAARHEELVSFLADRASRDRDRQLDVTLPHTEHEQLDNDAHLYRVDVERHAHRFTYPAPGKTTGAVHDHMVREHDGDPVITIGYGPDFAVLRSDGVRLDIPEMVSALADEQLGAGVSGGGHLVVGSIKFVSGRREEVLDALVEKMADADIDEELRSTLLRD
- a CDS encoding FAD synthase, yielding MNTNTDVELDGNGNGEGWRTVVAQGTFDILHPGHLHYFREGAEIGDELHVIIARRDNVTHKESPILPDRQRRDMVAALDMVDEAHLGHTEDIFIPIERIGPDIILLGHDQHHDESAIESALEERGISCAVKRASGMEPRSESELFSTGRIIDRICQERC
- a CDS encoding Mov34/MPN/PAD-1 family protein; the protein is MGLFRSDEILGIAEETLAFAREAAENTHPNEYMGLLRGEDAQTLGLDKSGTVITEVLVIPGTESNPVSATVKTSMVPNDRHTIGSIHSHPNGVLRPSDADIATFGKGPVHIILGAPYGPHHWQAFDRQGEPTSLPVLDVELPDEEFFDFTQEDIDEELRR
- a CDS encoding phosphatidylserine/phosphatidylglycerophosphate/cardiolipin synthase family protein, giving the protein MVTVERVSESESGSERGWGLKLILVASVLLLGTSSIALAVGPTNSTGVTTIASDTERAAGIEIVRVYPNPVTDDDRGEFVVIDVPRKTNVSGWELRDEESVVSLPNRTVSGRIVLSTEPKAVKNMTDEPVLQLTGKISLSNAGERVRLVRDGTSVTTVEYSDAPEGELYQRDSGEWTWEPFGATDLSVVESGPSAARLFVLPDAPKAPASTLDSATDRILLGGYTFTSDRIASALVRAHRRGVHVEVLVESGPVGGITTQEKTVLDRLTAAGIDVHVLGGERARYAYHHAKYAVVDDRALVMTENWKPSGVGGHSNRGWGAIVRDSVTADELAAVFAADTGWLDTKRWREFSRNETFEPSEPSFESYPSTVPPKTVPVEQTRLLAAPDNAEPELLAVMNNATESISVVQVSIEGFDGPFTQAALQAARRGVEVRILLSNAWYVQDENRALAERLNRLAGDSPLEVRLAEPNGRFEKIHAKGVIVDSDQVVVGSLNWNPYSARENREIAVVLMGDAVGEYFSSVFDADWRGKNEELPTPIPVGIIAALGIAILIALVLANALEFEPKW